A stretch of the Arthrobacter stackebrandtii genome encodes the following:
- a CDS encoding helix-turn-helix domain-containing protein, whose protein sequence is MKALPLEPSTDPVAIGSRIRAARQDQRLTIEQVADATGLTKGFLSRVERDLTSPSVASLVTLCQVLSISIGDLFSAPEIHLARRGEGPRISLGGEGIVERLLTSRSERRLQILGATIEPFGRGESELYAVDCDVDVLHIVSGELRLRMTQESYDLKAGDTLSFPGREPHSWENLTDRPVEALWILVPAASGSGG, encoded by the coding sequence ATGAAAGCCCTGCCCCTGGAACCCAGCACCGATCCGGTGGCGATCGGATCACGGATCCGTGCGGCTCGGCAGGACCAGCGGCTCACGATCGAGCAGGTGGCCGATGCAACCGGGCTCACCAAGGGGTTCCTGAGCCGGGTCGAGCGGGATTTGACCTCACCCAGTGTGGCCTCACTGGTGACACTGTGCCAGGTGCTTTCGATTTCCATCGGCGACCTCTTTTCCGCCCCGGAAATCCATTTGGCCCGCCGCGGGGAGGGCCCCCGCATCTCCCTGGGCGGCGAGGGGATTGTCGAGCGGCTCCTGACGTCGCGTTCCGAACGGCGCCTGCAGATCCTTGGCGCCACCATTGAACCGTTCGGCCGCGGGGAATCGGAACTCTATGCCGTGGACTGCGACGTGGACGTGCTGCACATCGTCAGCGGCGAACTGAGGCTGCGCATGACGCAGGAATCCTATGACCTCAAGGCGGGGGACACCCTGTCCTTCCCGGGCCGGGAACCGCACAGCTGGGAAAACCTCACGGACAGGCCTGTTGAGGCGCTGTGGATCCTGGTGCCGGCCGCCTCGGGCTCCGGCGGCTAG
- a CDS encoding VIT1/CCC1 transporter family protein: protein MPERIPTPTEIKRWRQYLADERAEAAVYRDLAKRREGEEHAILMALAAAEGRHERHWLELLGEHAGQPVRPSMRNQLLGLLARRFGSVFVLALAQRAESRSPYAEDVDATDAMAADESIHEEVVRGLATRGRNRLAGSFRAAVFGANDGLVSNLSLVAGMAATGVSSQVVLFSGIAGLLAGALSMGAGEFVSVRSQRELLDASQPTQVTLTAGPSLDVENNELVLVYLARGMSREAAEHRAAERMGQFTCDCDPSLSLKPENFEEADEHETLGTAWGAASSSFCFFASGAIIPILPFLFGMTGIGALALACVLVGVTLMGTGAVVGLLSGASPLWRGLRQLAIGMGAAAATYLLGLLFGTVVG from the coding sequence ATGCCTGAACGGATTCCCACCCCAACGGAAATCAAGCGGTGGCGGCAGTATTTGGCCGATGAACGGGCCGAGGCTGCCGTATACCGCGACCTCGCCAAGCGCCGCGAGGGCGAAGAACACGCCATCCTGATGGCCCTTGCCGCCGCAGAGGGCCGCCATGAACGGCACTGGCTGGAACTGCTGGGCGAGCACGCCGGGCAGCCCGTCCGGCCGTCCATGAGGAACCAGCTTTTGGGTTTGCTGGCCCGCCGCTTCGGCTCGGTCTTTGTCCTGGCGCTGGCGCAACGGGCCGAATCGCGTTCCCCCTACGCGGAAGATGTCGACGCCACGGATGCAATGGCCGCGGATGAATCAATCCACGAAGAAGTGGTGCGTGGATTGGCGACGCGCGGGCGCAACAGGCTCGCCGGATCGTTCCGTGCTGCTGTATTCGGCGCAAATGACGGCCTGGTCAGCAACCTTTCCCTTGTTGCCGGCATGGCCGCCACGGGCGTCTCAAGCCAGGTTGTGCTCTTCAGCGGCATTGCCGGACTCCTTGCCGGGGCGCTGTCCATGGGCGCCGGCGAGTTCGTCTCCGTCCGCTCGCAGCGCGAACTCCTGGATGCTTCCCAGCCCACCCAGGTCACCCTGACGGCCGGACCGTCACTGGACGTGGAAAACAACGAACTCGTGCTTGTCTACCTCGCCCGCGGCATGTCCCGGGAGGCGGCCGAACACCGCGCCGCCGAGCGCATGGGGCAGTTCACCTGCGATTGCGATCCCAGCCTGTCGTTGAAACCGGAGAACTTCGAGGAAGCCGACGAACACGAAACGCTCGGCACGGCCTGGGGTGCTGCCTCTTCCAGTTTCTGTTTCTTTGCCTCGGGCGCCATCATCCCGATCCTGCCGTTCCTCTTTGGCATGACGGGCATCGGTGCGCTCGCGCTGGCCTGTGTCCTGGTGGGCGTGACGCTCATGGGCACCGGCGCTGTGGTGGGCCTGCTCTCCG
- a CDS encoding sodium:solute symporter has protein sequence MDLNIAIVVLYLVAMLAFGWWGKSRTKNNSDFLVAGRRLGPFLYTGTMAAVVLGGASTVGGVGLGYKFGISGMWLVVAIGMGVLLLSLLFAPTLQKLKIYTVSQMLSLRYGQETTKMSGIVMLAYTIMISATSTGAYATIFVVLFGWDRWLAIAIGGVIVLIYSTIGGMWSITLADQVQFIIKTVGIFFLMLPFAWNAAGGLSGIQDRVEASFFQWDGIGTQTIITYFVIYTLGLLIGQDIWQRVFTARTPQVARWGGASAGIYCVLYGIAGALIGMAAAVALPTIDVANLGKDAVYAEVATYLLPMGIGGIVMAAAVAAMMSTASGALIAAATVARKDVVPFVASWFGKKIDTSDTSNPEHDVNANRWYVLVLGIAVVAISIVLNDVVFALTIAYDILVGGLLVAIIGGLVWKRGTGLGAAWSMAVGCIVTIASLILYATGAIPSADGIYANEPIYFGLASSLIVYVVVSLLTPPTPAHIRKAWDDRLAAAATDSNPDEEAPALAK, from the coding sequence ATGGACTTAAACATAGCCATTGTTGTCTTATATTTGGTGGCCATGCTGGCCTTTGGCTGGTGGGGAAAGTCCCGCACCAAGAACAACAGCGACTTCCTCGTGGCCGGCCGCCGCCTGGGACCCTTCCTCTACACCGGCACCATGGCCGCCGTCGTCCTTGGCGGCGCCTCAACCGTGGGAGGCGTGGGCCTGGGCTACAAGTTCGGCATCTCCGGCATGTGGCTCGTGGTGGCCATCGGCATGGGCGTGCTGCTGCTCAGCCTGCTGTTCGCGCCCACCCTGCAGAAGCTGAAGATCTACACGGTCTCGCAGATGCTCAGCCTGCGCTACGGCCAGGAGACCACCAAGATGTCCGGCATCGTCATGCTGGCCTACACCATCATGATCTCGGCAACCTCCACCGGCGCCTATGCCACCATCTTTGTGGTGCTCTTTGGCTGGGACCGCTGGCTCGCCATCGCCATCGGCGGCGTGATCGTGCTGATCTACTCCACGATCGGCGGCATGTGGTCCATCACCCTGGCCGACCAGGTGCAGTTCATCATCAAGACCGTGGGCATCTTCTTCCTCATGCTGCCCTTCGCCTGGAACGCCGCCGGCGGCCTGTCCGGCATCCAGGACAGGGTGGAAGCCAGCTTCTTCCAGTGGGACGGCATCGGCACGCAGACCATCATCACCTACTTCGTCATCTACACGCTGGGCCTGCTCATCGGCCAGGACATCTGGCAGCGCGTCTTCACCGCCCGCACCCCGCAGGTGGCACGGTGGGGCGGCGCCTCGGCCGGCATCTACTGCGTCCTGTACGGCATCGCCGGCGCCCTGATCGGCATGGCAGCCGCCGTCGCGCTGCCCACCATTGACGTGGCAAACCTTGGCAAGGACGCCGTCTACGCCGAGGTCGCAACCTACCTGCTGCCCATGGGCATCGGCGGCATCGTAATGGCCGCCGCCGTGGCCGCCATGATGTCCACCGCCTCCGGCGCCCTGATCGCCGCCGCCACCGTGGCCCGCAAGGACGTCGTCCCGTTCGTGGCCAGCTGGTTCGGCAAGAAGATCGACACCTCCGACACCTCCAACCCCGAGCACGACGTCAACGCCAACCGCTGGTACGTCCTGGTCCTTGGCATTGCCGTGGTCGCCATCTCGATCGTGCTCAACGACGTCGTGTTTGCCCTGACCATCGCCTATGACATCCTCGTCGGCGGCCTCCTGGTGGCCATCATCGGCGGCCTGGTCTGGAAGCGCGGAACCGGCCTCGGCGCCGCCTGGTCCATGGCCGTGGGCTGCATTGTCACGATCGCCTCGCTGATCCTGTACGCCACCGGCGCCATCCCCAGCGCCGACGGCATCTACGCCAACGAGCCGATCTACTTCGGCCTGGCATCCTCGCTGATCGTCTACGTGGTGGTGTCCCTGCTGACCCCGCCCACACCGGCGCACATCCGCAAGGCCTGGGACGACCGCCTGGCTGCAGCCGCCACCGACTCCAACCCGGACGAGGAAGCCCCCGCCCTGGCGAAGTAA
- a CDS encoding IclR family transcriptional regulator has protein sequence MATEGGKPGTLLMSVGRALTVLDCIGSASRPLSAKSIARATGQSLGTTYNVLRTLAHSNYVAAERDGFVLGPAHPALATGSQAVTLARSRGIMNGLRDEVRAAVYLSRFTDGEIEVVDIVDTPLTPRVDLWVGMQDSAHASAFGKQILAALDSNTRMDYITRHPLAELTPYTIRSPKEFLRELEQNSTAMMDHQEYALGFTCLAVPVSTSSWIGALALSLPSGPHDAASGTSRAEYAKALHEAAGQLSLVLGTGPDLP, from the coding sequence ATGGCTACTGAGGGCGGGAAACCGGGCACACTATTGATGTCGGTGGGCCGTGCCCTGACGGTTTTGGACTGTATTGGATCGGCCTCGCGCCCTTTGTCGGCCAAGTCCATTGCACGCGCCACGGGCCAGAGCCTGGGAACCACCTACAACGTACTGCGCACCTTGGCCCACTCGAACTACGTGGCGGCCGAGCGGGACGGTTTCGTTCTGGGCCCGGCACACCCCGCACTCGCCACGGGCAGCCAGGCCGTCACGCTTGCACGCAGCCGTGGGATCATGAACGGCCTGCGCGATGAGGTGCGTGCTGCCGTTTACCTCAGCCGCTTCACGGATGGTGAGATCGAGGTGGTGGACATTGTGGACACGCCTCTGACACCGCGCGTGGATCTTTGGGTGGGGATGCAAGATAGTGCGCATGCCTCGGCCTTCGGCAAACAGATTCTGGCCGCCCTGGATAGCAACACCCGCATGGACTACATCACCCGCCATCCGCTGGCCGAACTGACGCCTTACACCATTCGATCACCCAAGGAATTCCTGCGGGAACTGGAACAGAATTCCACGGCCATGATGGACCACCAAGAGTACGCCCTGGGCTTCACCTGCCTTGCGGTTCCAGTGTCCACCTCTTCGTGGATTGGGGCCCTGGCGCTTTCCTTGCCCTCCGGACCGCATGACGCCGCCTCCGGAACATCCCGCGCAGAGTATGCCAAAGCGCTTCACGAGGCGGCCGGGCAACTATCGCTGGTGCTTGGCACCGGCCCGGACTTGCCCTGA
- a CDS encoding biotin/lipoyl-containing protein, with translation MSEVLFPMMTGDGSEPGVLATWYVADGEVVAEKHLLAEVAIDKVDAEIYAPVSGTVRLRVAEGDEVAQGAVIAVIEP, from the coding sequence ATGAGTGAAGTCCTGTTCCCGATGATGACAGGGGATGGCTCCGAGCCCGGCGTCCTGGCCACCTGGTACGTGGCCGACGGGGAAGTGGTTGCGGAAAAGCACCTGCTCGCCGAGGTTGCCATAGACAAGGTCGACGCCGAGATTTACGCCCCCGTTTCCGGCACCGTCCGGCTTCGGGTGGCCGAGGGTGACGAGGTGGCCCAGGGCGCTGTCATCGCCGTGATCGAGCCCTGA
- a CDS encoding VOC family protein: MPATFNHTIIAATDRTASARFYCDILEAEPAQSWGPFTNITLAEGVMLQFAEPPVQIQMQHYAFLVDDAHFDRALNRFKEAGIEYWADPQMARAAETNTEHGGRGVYFRDPAGHGLELITQPYF, encoded by the coding sequence ATGCCAGCAACTTTCAACCACACCATCATCGCGGCCACTGACCGGACTGCCTCGGCCCGCTTCTACTGCGACATCCTGGAAGCCGAGCCCGCACAGTCCTGGGGCCCGTTCACCAACATCACCCTGGCCGAGGGGGTCATGCTCCAGTTTGCCGAGCCGCCGGTTCAGATCCAGATGCAGCACTACGCCTTTCTGGTGGACGACGCGCACTTTGACCGCGCGCTCAACCGCTTCAAGGAGGCCGGCATCGAATACTGGGCCGACCCGCAGATGGCGCGCGCAGCCGAGACGAACACCGAGCACGGCGGCCGCGGCGTCTACTTCAGGGACCCTGCCGGGCACGGCCTGGAACTCATCACGCAGCCGTACTTTTAG
- a CDS encoding thiamine pyrophosphate-dependent dehydrogenase E1 component subunit alpha translates to MTTETTEAAMALSAEQRQGLLRQMILIRTFEEAILREYHADKGPGFDIGKGLIPGEMHLAAGQEPVAAGICAHLEQGDGLTAAHRPHHLAIAKGMNLRSLTGEIFGRESGLGRGRGGHMHLFDPSIHFSCSGIVAEGFPPALGQAFAFRNAGTNNIAVTVAGEGAANAGAFHESLNLAALWKLPVIFVIEDNDWGISVPRSSSTSVPSNAVRAAGYGIPGVRIEGNDVEAVYAAAAEAVARARAGEGPSLIEVHTLRLLGHFEGDAQGYRTDLATVPGEDPIPVYRQKLLDAGAVTEAEVAAMEDEARAQVEDAVEHAKNSPTPNPAEALKYVFVEGASS, encoded by the coding sequence ATGACCACCGAAACGACTGAGGCCGCAATGGCGCTCAGTGCGGAGCAGCGCCAAGGACTGCTGCGCCAGATGATTCTGATCAGGACCTTTGAAGAGGCCATCCTCCGCGAATATCATGCGGACAAAGGGCCGGGGTTCGACATTGGCAAGGGCCTGATTCCGGGTGAAATGCACCTGGCCGCCGGGCAGGAACCCGTGGCTGCCGGGATATGCGCCCACCTCGAACAAGGGGACGGGCTCACAGCAGCCCACCGCCCGCACCACCTGGCCATCGCCAAGGGGATGAATCTGCGCTCGCTGACGGGTGAGATCTTCGGCCGCGAATCCGGGTTGGGCCGCGGACGCGGCGGGCATATGCACCTCTTCGATCCGTCGATCCATTTCTCCTGCTCGGGCATCGTCGCCGAGGGTTTTCCACCCGCGCTGGGGCAGGCGTTCGCTTTCCGCAACGCCGGCACCAACAACATCGCCGTCACTGTGGCCGGTGAGGGTGCGGCCAATGCCGGCGCCTTCCACGAGTCCCTGAACCTGGCCGCCCTTTGGAAGCTGCCTGTCATCTTCGTCATCGAGGACAATGACTGGGGCATTTCCGTCCCTCGGAGCTCCTCGACGTCGGTTCCCTCCAATGCCGTCCGCGCCGCCGGGTACGGGATCCCGGGTGTTCGGATCGAGGGCAACGACGTGGAAGCTGTCTACGCCGCGGCCGCCGAGGCTGTTGCCCGGGCCCGGGCAGGGGAAGGTCCCAGCTTGATCGAGGTTCACACCCTGCGCCTGTTGGGCCACTTCGAGGGCGACGCCCAGGGCTATCGGACCGATCTGGCCACCGTACCGGGCGAAGACCCCATCCCTGTTTATCGCCAGAAACTGCTCGACGCTGGAGCCGTCACCGAGGCTGAAGTCGCCGCCATGGAAGATGAGGCACGCGCCCAGGTGGAGGACGCCGTCGAGCATGCCAAAAATTCGCCAACGCCCAACCCTGCCGAGGCACTCAAGTACGTCTTTGTGGAAGGAGCCTCGTCATGA
- a CDS encoding alpha-ketoacid dehydrogenase subunit beta, whose protein sequence is MSATTENTTAARTSLPLEPPAGTRRLNTAKALQEAIGSQMEQDPSVFVMGEDVGAYGGIFSSTTGLLEKFGPERIIDTPISESAFIGLGIGAAVEGMRPIVELMFVDFFGVCMDQIYNHMAKIHYESGGNVRVPMVLMTAVGGGYSDGAQHSQALWGTFAHLPGMKVVIPSNPYDAKGLMTAAIRSDDPVVYMFHKGVMGLAWMAKNKRSIGAVPEEDYEVPLGKAKVVREGTDVSIVTLSLSVHHSLDVAEKLADEGISVEVLDLRSLVPLDRETIIATASKTGKVIVVDEDYQSFGLSGEIAATIAEHSPTLLTHFSRVCMPDTPIPYAQELEYAVLPTATRIEAAVRKAVAA, encoded by the coding sequence ATGAGCGCAACAACGGAAAATACGACGGCGGCACGTACGTCCCTGCCGCTTGAACCGCCCGCTGGGACGCGCCGGCTCAACACGGCCAAGGCGCTGCAGGAGGCCATCGGCTCGCAAATGGAGCAGGACCCGTCCGTGTTTGTCATGGGCGAGGATGTGGGAGCCTACGGCGGCATCTTCTCCTCCACAACTGGCCTGCTGGAGAAGTTCGGGCCGGAGCGGATCATTGACACGCCCATCTCGGAGTCGGCCTTCATCGGGCTGGGCATCGGGGCAGCTGTGGAGGGCATGCGGCCCATTGTGGAGCTCATGTTCGTGGACTTCTTCGGCGTCTGCATGGACCAGATCTACAACCACATGGCCAAGATTCACTACGAGTCCGGCGGCAACGTCCGCGTTCCCATGGTCCTCATGACGGCCGTGGGCGGCGGCTATTCCGACGGCGCCCAGCACTCCCAGGCGCTGTGGGGCACCTTCGCACATCTGCCAGGCATGAAGGTCGTGATCCCGTCGAACCCCTACGACGCCAAGGGGCTCATGACGGCGGCCATCCGCTCCGACGATCCCGTGGTCTACATGTTCCACAAGGGTGTCATGGGCCTGGCCTGGATGGCGAAGAACAAGCGCTCCATCGGTGCCGTGCCCGAGGAGGACTATGAGGTCCCGCTGGGCAAGGCGAAGGTGGTTCGTGAGGGGACGGACGTCAGTATTGTGACGCTCTCACTCTCGGTGCACCACAGCCTGGACGTCGCCGAGAAGCTGGCGGACGAGGGCATCAGCGTCGAGGTCCTGGACCTGCGGTCGCTGGTTCCGCTGGACCGTGAGACCATCATCGCCACGGCCTCGAAGACCGGCAAGGTCATCGTGGTCGACGAGGATTACCAGTCCTTTGGCCTTTCCGGCGAGATTGCGGCCACGATCGCCGAGCACAGCCCCACCCTGCTGACGCACTTCAGCCGGGTCTGCATGCCGGATACACCCATTCCATACGCCCAAGAACTCGAATATGCTGTGTTGCCAACGGCCACACGCATTGAGGCCGCGGTCCGAAAGGCGGTTGCCGCATGA